The sequence below is a genomic window from Flavobacterium lipolyticum.
TACTAATTATGCATTCGCAGTAACCGCTTCTTTGTCAATTTTGTTGATCAAACCTGCTAACACTTTACCCGGACCCACTTCAGTGAATAAAGTAGCGCCGTCAGCGATCATTTGCTGAACGGATTGTGTCCATTTTACCGGAGCAGTCAATTGTATGATTAAGTTCTTTTTGATTTCGTTTGCATCCGAAACAGCATTTGCGGTTACGTTTTGGTAAACCGGACAAATAGGAGTTGAGAATGTAGTGGCTTCAATTGCAGCAGCTAATTCCTCTCTTGCTGGTTCCATCATCGGAGAGTGGAATGCTCCTCCAACAGGTAAAATTAAAGCGCGTTTTGCACCGGCAGCTTTCATAGCTTCACAAGCTTTTTCAACAGCCGAAGTTTCTCCTGAAATTACCAATTGTCCCGGACAGTTGTAATTTGCCGCAACAACTATTCCGTCAATAGAAGCGCAAACTTCTTCTACAATATTATCAGCTAAACCTAAAACCGCAGCCATTGTTGATGGGGTGATTTCACAAGCTTTTTGCATAGCTAAAGCACGTTGAGAAACTAATTTAAGACCGTCTTCAAAAGACAAAGTTCCGTTGGCAACCAAGGCTGAAAATTCTCCTAAAGAATGTCCTGCAACCATTTCTGGTTTAAAATCGTCTCCTAAAGTTTTAGCTAAAATAACAGAGTGTAAAAATACTGCAGGCTGTGTAACTTTAGTTTCTTTTAGTTCTTCGGCAGTACCTTCGAACATGATATCTGTAATTCTAAAACCTAAAATTTCATTAGCTTTTTCGAATAATTCTTTGGCTAATGCCGATGTTTCATATAAGTCCTTGCCCATTCCTGTAAATTGTGCGCCCTGACCCGGAAATACGTATGCTTTCATTTGTCTAATTTAAAGATTGAATTTTTTTGAATTGAAAATTAGTTTCAATTGAAAGGCAAAAGTAGCATTTTTTTACTTCGTATAATCCTTAAACATGTAAATCCATGCTAATCTCGAAAATCGAAGATTGAAAGAAGTGAGTAGGGTAATGACGACAGCGATAATTGGAATAATCCTTAAATCGAAATTCTTTTCGAAGAAAAATTGTGCAATACAGTATGTTGCAATTCCCTGAGCGACTGTTAATCCGTAGTTTACATACATAGCACCAAAGAAATAACCAGGCTCTTTTTGAAACTTATAATTACAGTGACTGCAAAATTCGTTCATCTTTGGAAGGCCAAAAGTGAAAAAAATATTTTTATCTGTAAAAACCTT
It includes:
- the fabD gene encoding ACP S-malonyltransferase; amino-acid sequence: MKAYVFPGQGAQFTGMGKDLYETSALAKELFEKANEILGFRITDIMFEGTAEELKETKVTQPAVFLHSVILAKTLGDDFKPEMVAGHSLGEFSALVANGTLSFEDGLKLVSQRALAMQKACEITPSTMAAVLGLADNIVEEVCASIDGIVVAANYNCPGQLVISGETSAVEKACEAMKAAGAKRALILPVGGAFHSPMMEPAREELAAAIEATTFSTPICPVYQNVTANAVSDANEIKKNLIIQLTAPVKWTQSVQQMIADGATLFTEVGPGKVLAGLINKIDKEAVTANA